A genomic stretch from Caloenas nicobarica isolate bCalNic1 chromosome 3, bCalNic1.hap1, whole genome shotgun sequence includes:
- the LOC135986941 gene encoding sericin-1-like: MGTVGSTGSTGSMGTVGSTGSTGSTGSMGTVGSTGSTGSTGSMGTVGSTGSTGSTGSMGTVGSTGSTGSTGSTGSMGTVGSTGSTGSTGSRNSTGSRSSTGSTGSRGSTGSRSSMGSTGSMGKVGSSAHSGNRHQETPCSTGGLALHMPTDL; the protein is encoded by the coding sequence atgGGCACAgtgggcagcacgggcagcacgggcagcatgGGCACAgtgggcagcacgggcagcacgggcagcacgggcagcatgGGCACAgtgggcagcacgggcagcacgggcagcacgggcagcatgGGCACAgtgggcagcacgggcagcacgggcagcacgggcagcatgGGCACAgtgggcagcacgggcagcacgggcagcacgggcagcacaggcagcatggGCACAgtgggcagcacgggcagcacgggcagcacgggcagcaggaacagcacgggcagcaggagcagcacgggcagcacaggcagcagaggcagcacgggcagcaggagcagcatgggcagcacgggcagcatgGGCAAagtgggcagctctgcccactcAGGGAACAGGCACCAGGAGACCCCCTGCTCCACCGGTGGGCTTGCACTCCACATGCCCACTGATTTGTGA